One Rhodospirillaceae bacterium genomic window, TCGCCGAAAACGCCAGCATCGTCTTCGAGGCCGCGCCCGTATCGCTCCACGATGTCGAAAGCGACCGGCCGTCCCTGCGCTACGTCCATGACGGCGCCGAACATCGCGTCGATTGCGACTTCATCGCCGGCTGCGACGGGTTTCACGGCGTCAGCCGGGCCAGCATCCCGGCTGACCGGCTCGAAACGTTCGAGCAAGTCTATCCGTTCTCCTGGCTCGGCATTCTTGCAGATACCAAGCCGGTTTCCGACGAATTGATCTACACTTGCAGCGCTCGCGGTTTCGCACTGTTCAGCATGCGCGCGCCCCGGGTCAGCCGGCTCTATCTCCAATGCGCGCCCGACGAAGACCTGAGCGAGTGGTCCGACGACCGGATCTGGACCGAACTGCAGCGCCGGCTCGGCCCCGAGGCCTCGGAAGGCATGGAAACCGGCCCGTCGACCGACAAGAGCATCGCATCGTTGCGCAGTTTCGTCGCCGAGCCGATGCGCTGGGGCAACCTGTTCCTCGCCGGCGATGCCGCCCATATCGTGCCGCCGACCGCTGCCAAGGGGCTGAACCTGGCCGTCGCCGATGTGCGCGTCCTCGCCGAGGCTTTCGACGCCTTCTACCGCACCGGTCGCCGCGACCGCCTCGATGCCTATTCCGACACCTGTCTCAGGCGGATCTGGAAGGCGCAGCGCTTCGCCTGGTGGATGACATCCCTGCTCCACCGCTATCCGGACCGGAGCGCCTTCGACAGTCGGGTTCAGCGCGCCGAACTGGATTACGTTCTGGGCAGCGCCGCCGGGCAGCAGACCGTCGCCGAAAACTACACCGGACTGCCGTTCGGCCGCTGAATCGCCGCCGATCTGTCGCGGACCCGGTTGGAGTTGGAAAATCCGGGGCGAGAAAGTCTTTGCCTGCACGGCGGTCCGCTGCCTACCATGAGACTGGGACAACCGGGACGGGGGTTCGCCATGTTGCCCATGCCTGTCGGCGATCTGCACGCCATTTCCCGGGAGCTTGCCGAGACCGGCAGGCGGGTGCATGTCCTGTGGCAGGAGCCGGAAACCCTGCTCTTCGTCGCCCGCGGCCGCGAATACCGCAGCGAGTTCCACATCAACCCGAGCGCCGAGGTCATGTACATGATCTCCGGGCAGATGAACCTGCACTACCGCGACCCGGACGGGAAAGAGGACATCCAGGTCCTCAAGGCGGGCGAGGCGGTCTACACCGCGCCGCTGATCCCGCATTCGCCGCGCTTCCCGCCCGACGCCTTCCTCCTGGTCCAGGAACGCAAGCGCCGGCCCGGCGAGATCGACCGCTTCCAGTGGTTCTGCCCGGAATGCGACGCCTTCCTGCACGAGGAGGAATTCGTCGTGGTCGACTACGCGCTCGATCCGGTGTCGAAGGCCTACGCCAATTTCTTCGACGTCGAGGCGCACCGCACCTGCGATGCCTGCGGCCACGTCATGCCTGCGCCTTCCGAATAGGCGCTCCGGGGGAACCGCCATGCCCAAGGAATTCATCACCTCGGCCACCGCGCCGACCACCGGCTTCACCGACCGCAAGACCGCCTCGCCGCTGGCCCAGGGCATCCGCTGGGGCGACATGCTGTTCGTCTCCGGCCAGGGGCCGCTCGATCCGCAGACGAAGCAGGTCGTGTCCGACGACATCCAGGTCCAGACCCGCCAGACCCTGACCAATCTCCAGGGCGTGCTGGCGGCGGCCGGCGCGACTTTCGCCAACGTGGTGAACATGCGCGTCTGCCTGCGCGATACGGCGGACTTCCCGAAGTTCAACGAGGCTTTCACCGAGTACATGGCCGGCGAACGGGTCACCCGCACCTGCATCGGCGGCACGCCCCACCGCAAGGGCGTGAATGTCGAGATCGACTGTATCGCGATGTTCGACTGAAGCCGGGCGGCCCGCCCCGGCCCTCGAACCGCCCTACCCCTTCTCGCGTATCAGCCGCGCCTTTTCGCGTTGCCAGTCGCGCCGCTTGTCGGTCTCGCGCTTGTCGTGCTGCTTCTTGCCGCGCGCCAAGCCGAGGTCGAGCTTGGCGACGCCGCGTTCGTTGAAATAGACCGACAGCGGAACCAGCGTGAGCCCCTTCTCCTGGACAGCTGCGATCAGCCGGGCCATTTCGCGCTTTCGCAAGAGCAGTTTGCGCGGCCGGCGCGGCTCGTGGTTGTTGTAGCTGCCGGCGTGGTATTCCGGGATGTAGCTGTTGAACAGGAACAGCTCGCCCCGGTCGTCCCTTGCGTAGGCTTCGGCAATATTGCCCTTCCCGGCGCGCAGGGACTTCACCTCCGTGCCGGTCAGGACGATCCCGGCCTCCAGGGAGTCGTCGATGAAATAGTTGCGCCGCGCCTTACGGTTCTGGGCCACGAGGCGGTGGGCATTCCGGTCGTTCCGCGCCATGGCCGGAAAGGTGGCGTCTTGCGCCCGCTTT contains:
- the pobA gene encoding 4-hydroxybenzoate 3-monooxygenase: MRTQVGIVGSGPAGLLLSQLLHNAGVESVVLERHSRAYVEGRIRAGVLEQGTVDLLTAAGVGERLQREGLVHGGVEIAVDGRRHRIDMKALTGGSCVTVYGQTQIQKDLFAKRLAENASIVFEAAPVSLHDVESDRPSLRYVHDGAEHRVDCDFIAGCDGFHGVSRASIPADRLETFEQVYPFSWLGILADTKPVSDELIYTCSARGFALFSMRAPRVSRLYLQCAPDEDLSEWSDDRIWTELQRRLGPEASEGMETGPSTDKSIASLRSFVAEPMRWGNLFLAGDAAHIVPPTAAKGLNLAVADVRVLAEAFDAFYRTGRRDRLDAYSDTCLRRIWKAQRFAWWMTSLLHRYPDRSAFDSRVQRAELDYVLGSAAGQQTVAENYTGLPFGR
- a CDS encoding Rid family hydrolase, with the translated sequence MPKEFITSATAPTTGFTDRKTASPLAQGIRWGDMLFVSGQGPLDPQTKQVVSDDIQVQTRQTLTNLQGVLAAAGATFANVVNMRVCLRDTADFPKFNEAFTEYMAGERVTRTCIGGTPHRKGVNVEIDCIAMFD
- the smpB gene encoding SsrA-binding protein SmpB — its product is MARNDRNAHRLVAQNRKARRNYFIDDSLEAGIVLTGTEVKSLRAGKGNIAEAYARDDRGELFLFNSYIPEYHAGSYNNHEPRRPRKLLLRKREMARLIAAVQEKGLTLVPLSVYFNERGVAKLDLGLARGKKQHDKRETDKRRDWQREKARLIREKG